In one window of Gossypium arboreum isolate Shixiya-1 chromosome 4, ASM2569848v2, whole genome shotgun sequence DNA:
- the LOC108459701 gene encoding senescence-specific cysteine protease SAG39-like: MASKNQLHHQFLYLALLFFILGVCEATSRTALEDASMYERHQQWMVQFGRVYKDTNERQKRFQIFKQNVARIDSFNAANNKPYKLGVNQFADLTNQEFTASRNGFKGHMCSNTATTFKYENATALPSTVDWRKKGAVTPIKDQGQCGCCWAFSAVAAMEGATKLTTGKLISLSEQELVDCDTKGEDQGCEGGLMDDAFQFIEKNKGLTTESIYPYKGVDGTCNTNEEANHAAKINGFEDVPANSEDALQKAVANQPVSVAIDAGGFDFQFYSGGVFTGSCGTDLDHGVTAVGYGEDGGTKYWLVKNSWGSSWGEEGYIRMQRDVDAKEGLCGIAMQASYPTA; this comes from the exons ATGGCTTCCAAAAACCAGCTTCATCATCAATTCCTTTATTTGGCCTTACTATTCTTCATATTGGGTGTATGTGAAGCCACATCCCGCACTGCTCTGGAAGATGCATCCATGTACGAGAGGCATCAACAATGGATGGTCCAATTCGGACGAGTTTACAAGGACACCAACGAGAGGCAAAAGCGTTTCCAGATTTTCAAACAAAATGTGGCACGCATCGACTCTTTCAATGCTGCCAACAACAAGCCGTACAAGCTCGGTGTGAACCAATTTGCAGATCTAACCAACCAAGAGTTCACTGCTTCTCGAAATGGGTTTAAGGGCCATATGTGTTCCAACACGGCTACCACTTTCAAATACGAGAACGCCACCGCATTGCCTTCTACCGTGGACTGGAGAAAGAAAGGAGCTGTTACACCTATCAAGGACCAAGGCCAATGCG GATGCTGTTGGGCGTTCTCGGCCGTGGCAGCCATGGAAGGGGCTACTAAATTGACAACAGGAAAGTTAATTTCGTTGTCCGAGCAGGAACTGGTGGACTGTGACACCAAGGGTGAGGATCAAGGCTGCGAAGGTGGTCTAATGGACGATGCATTCCAATTCATCGAGAAGAACAAAGGCCTAACAACCGAATCCATTTACCCCTACAAGGGAGTTGATGGCACATGCAATACCAACGAAGAAGCCAACCATGCGGCTAAGATAAATGGGTTTGAAGATGTGCCTGCCAATAGTGAAGATGCATTGCAGAAGGCCGTTGCCAACCAACCTGTTTCAGTTGCCATCGATGCCGGGGGGTTCGACTTCCAGTTCTACTCAGGTGGTGTGTTTACGGGAAGTTGTGGAACCGATCTGGACCACGGAGTGACGGCTGTTGGATATGGAGAGGATGGTGGAACTAAGTATTGGTTGGTGAAGAACTCTTGGGGCAGTAGCTGGGGTGAAGAAGGCTACATTAGGATGCAAAGAGATGTGGATGCAAAAGAAGGCCTTTGTGGCATTGCAATGCAAGCATCCTACCCTACTGCATAA